The genomic segment GATCCTATGGCTTTGCGCATGGCTGCCCAAGCGTACGCCGATCGCCTGCATGACCTCTCCTTCGATCGGCTGGCCGGTGTTCCATATGGCGCGCTTCCCATCGCTACAGTGATCGGTCAGTTGCTCGGGCGGCCGTTGATCTACCCACGCAAGGAGGCCAAACAGCACGGGCTGGGACGGCCGATCGAGGGAGCCTACTCGCCGGGTGAGCGGGCGGTGATCATCGAAGATGTGATCACTAGCGGCAGCAGCGTGCTAGAGGCCGCGAAGACGCTGCGCGACGCCGGGTTGCAAGTTACAGACGCGGTGGTGTTAATAGATCGGGGACAGGGAGGCGTTGAAAACCTGGCTGCCATGGGGATCATGGCTCATGCTGTGATGCGTTTAGAGGACATGTTGGCTGTGCTGGCAGAGGCGGAGCGTATTACGACGGAACAGGCCACAATGGTGCGCGCCTATCTAACGCAAGGGTAGACGTTCTGGTGGGCCGGCGGGAGGGAAGCAATGCTTCAAAATGGCGTGGATTTGAGCGTAGACTTATGCGGTATCCGCTTACGTAACCCGTTGATCCTGGCCTCGGGCATCCTGGGCACCAGCGCAGCGCTGATGGAACGGGTGGGCCGTGGAGGCGCCGGGGCGGTGACCAGCAAGTCGTGTAGTCCATTGCCTCGGGCTGGCCATCCTAATCCTACGGTGATCAAGTGGGGTCCGGGGTTTCTGAACGCTGTGGGGCTGGCAAACCCAGGTGTGGAGGCCCAGGTAGAGATCTTGCGCGAGACACGACGACGGCTGGTGGATGTGGGTGTGGCTGTTATCGGCAGCATCTTCGCCGAGACGGTTGAGGGCTTCGCCCGTGTAGCCGAGACGCTGAGTGCCGCCGAGCCCGATCTGATCGAGGTCAATATCTCCTGCCCCAACGTGGCCCATGAGTTGGGCGCGCCCTTCTCCTCAGCGCCGGAGAGTGCTGCCGCTGTCACCAGGGCGGTGAAGGCCGCCACGGATATCCCCATCATCGTCAAGCTCTCGCCCAATGTGACCGATATCGCCGCCATCGCTCGCGCCGTGGAGGAGGCCGGCGCTGACGCGATTGCGGCCATTAACACTGTCTCTGGCATGGTCATTGACATCGAGGCTGCTCGTCCGGTGCTATCTAACCTAGAGGGAGGTTTATCCGGTCCGGCCATCAAGCCGATCGCTGTGCGTTGCGTGTACCAGTGCTATCAGGCGGTCTCGATCCCCATTGTGGGGATCGGTGGGGTGAGTAGCGGCGCGGATGCGATCGAGATGATCATGGCCGGCGCACGGGCGGTAGGGGTGGGCTCAGCCGTCTTCTGGGGCGGTGTGGAGGCGCTGGGCAGAATCGCTCAGGAGATGGCTGATTTTATGTCGGCTCATGGCTATCGCTGCGTCAGCGATATGGTGGGGCTAGCCCATCGGCCGTCGTCCTGGCAGCCGTCTTCGATCGAGGTCGGGGTTGCAACTGGCAGATGCATATGAACTATGTGAACAATTGGCGTCCTGACTTGCCGCGTGCCGCTCGGATCATTCAGATCGGAGTTGAAAACGAGCGCACGCGCACTTTCGTATTGGATTTGCATCTGGCAGCGCGACCAGGGCAGTTTGTGATGGTCTGGCTGCCCGGTGTGGAGGAGCGCCCCTTAAGCCTGATCGCTGGCGATCCGGTCTCGTTCACAGTTGCCCGGGTAGGGCCGTTTACGACGGCGCTGCATCAACTCCGGGTTGGCGATCGGGTTTGGGTGCGCGGGCCGTACGGCAACGGGTTCGACGTGCGCGGGCAGCATCTGCTGTGCGTGGGCGGCGGTTACGGTGTGGCCCCAATGCTCTTCGTTGCGCGCCAGGCGATCGCTGCCAGCCGCCGGGTGACGGCTGTGATCGGCGCACGCACTGCTGCCGAGCTGTTGTTCACTGATCGCTTCGCCGCACTGGGGTGTGCGGTCATCACGACCACCGACGATGGCTCGGCCGGGGCGCGCGGGTTGGTGACCGATGGCGTTCGCCGAGTGCTGGAGCAAGGGCTGCCAGACGAGGTATACGCCTGCGGGCCGCGCCCCATGCTTGAGGCAATCCTGCGCCTGTGCCAGGCCGAAGGTCTGCCTTGCCAGCTCAGCTGGGAGAACAAGATGCGCTGTGCCATGGGCATCTGCGGCACATGCGAACAGAATGGCTGGCTAGTATGCCGCGAGGGCCCTGTGCAGCGATGGGTCCCAATCCCACCGTGAAACGAATCCTCGTCGCGAGACGAAAAACCGCTCTGAGGAGCAGTCCTTCAGCTAAGGTCGCCTCTTGTAGGCAGCGCAGGCTCGAATCTGCGACCTTCTAGTGTAAGTGACAATTGTAGGCATTTCTGTTTTAGGTGAGTTTTACATGTACCGTCAGACTTTGACCTGTCGAAACAGTGAGCGTCTGCCCCAAGTCTAACCCCACAGCTTTTTCTTCCCATGCCATTTCTACTGCCTGTGTCGTTCCATTCACTTCTAAGGTCGCCTCACCTGTCGGATTTCCCTCAGGCAATGCATATCGCATAGTTCGTACAGACAGTTCACCAGCGAGCACTTCCCAGCGCACAAACAGTTCGTTGTCGGCGATCATCTGACTAACTATTCCCCAGCCGGTGGGAACCGTCCAGATAGAAAGAAATGCATTCGGCCTCCAGCGTGGTGCCAATTGTAACGACTTCGATACACCGGAATAGCCAAAGCCGCTAAGCGCCAGGATGGCAGCCCAGCTCGCCATGGCGCGGACGTAGTGATGGCCGCACTCCGGCTCATCCCACGGGTTGCGCCGATAGCCGTCAAAACGAGCGCGGATCGCCTCGATCACGGTCAGGCCTTCCTCCACTAGCCCTTCGTAGATCATGTGCGCCGCTGCCTGGTATTCGAAGCCTGTCATCACCTCGCTGAAGTAGGGGAAGGGAACTTTGGGACGATCCCCATGTGGCCAACTGCAGATGAGCAGGGCAGATTCATCGGCGAGGGCAAAAGTGCGCATCACGTTCCAGTGGTCATATAGCCCTTGGCGAAAGTTGTAGCGGAAGATGGATTGCAGCGCAGTTCTAACATTCTCCGGTTTCAACAGATATCCCAGCCCGACGATGTGAGCCATGTATTGCCCCACCAGCTGATCCACAAGACAGCCATTGCCCACCTGAAACTCGGGCTCGGCCAGGTCCATCTTGACCATGCCCACGCGCAGCTCTGGCCGAGCCTCGTCTAGGCTGGCCGGTGGGCGGATCTGCTGTACGTAGTACTCGCCGTTGAAGAGATGTTCGTCCATCCAGGCGCTTCCCTGGGTAAAGAGTCTCTGGCACTGCTCGGAGAACTCCACATCGCCGACAGCTTCGGCCATCACCGCGGCAGCTCGCAGCGCGCCCAGGTACCACACGCCTGTCAATGGGTTCGGCCCGAGGAACTCGACGTCATAGGTGTTGTGTTGAACCCCTTCCATCACGCCGTCCCGATCGGCATCCCAGCTCCCGGGAAGCCAGCAGTAACTCACCAACGCCTTGATCTTCGGCCAGTGGCGGGCCAAGAAGTCATGATCGCCGCCCAGTTGCCACTCGCGATAGCATTTCATCACCACGCCCATCTGTCCATCTGCGGCGGCGTGGAGCCACGGCTTCTGCCCCAGTGGCAGGCGCAGGCGAAAAGCATTTAGGCCGATCTCGTTCGTCCCTTGCTCCAGCTCTAGCTCTCGCATATCGCGGGCTAACTCAGGGAAGAGGAAAGCGGTCGCCTGCTCGTAATTCCAGACATGCGTGCACGAGCCGAAGCAGCAACCAAGGGTGTCTGAGCAGCCTTCAAAGCCGTAAAAATGGCCATCCGCGGTGCGAAAGCAAGTTTGGCTGCGCAAGGTCGAGAGGTTGTTCAGGGCTGCCTCCTTGACCGCCTGTGGCAGGGTGCTGGAGACCAACGCGCGCACGAAGCGTAGGCTGTCCTCTTCCAGTTGTTTGAGCTGGGGGACCACCTGTACAGCGACGTCCCAGGCGTCAGCGTAGTGGCGGGCGTAATAGTTGCCAACCCAGCCACCGCTTTCATCGAGCGTATCCCAGCCGCAACCGGCCGCCGTCCGATGGGGAAAGTGCCAACAAAGGAGAAACGTCACAGTGGCTTGGTCATGCGGCTCGACGTGCAGGCTGACCCCCAGCGAGCCGATCTGTCCCTGCCCTTCAGGGCTGGGGGCCACCTCTTGCGGATCATCGAAGCAGCCATCGGCGCTG from the Anaerolineae bacterium genome contains:
- a CDS encoding dihydroorotate dehydrogenase — translated: MLQNGVDLSVDLCGIRLRNPLILASGILGTSAALMERVGRGGAGAVTSKSCSPLPRAGHPNPTVIKWGPGFLNAVGLANPGVEAQVEILRETRRRLVDVGVAVIGSIFAETVEGFARVAETLSAAEPDLIEVNISCPNVAHELGAPFSSAPESAAAVTRAVKAATDIPIIVKLSPNVTDIAAIARAVEEAGADAIAAINTVSGMVIDIEAARPVLSNLEGGLSGPAIKPIAVRCVYQCYQAVSIPIVGIGGVSSGADAIEMIMAGARAVGVGSAVFWGGVEALGRIAQEMADFMSAHGYRCVSDMVGLAHRPSSWQPSSIEVGVATGRCI
- a CDS encoding dihydroorotate dehydrogenase electron transfer subunit, which produces MNYVNNWRPDLPRAARIIQIGVENERTRTFVLDLHLAARPGQFVMVWLPGVEERPLSLIAGDPVSFTVARVGPFTTALHQLRVGDRVWVRGPYGNGFDVRGQHLLCVGGGYGVAPMLFVARQAIAASRRVTAVIGARTAAELLFTDRFAALGCAVITTTDDGSAGARGLVTDGVRRVLEQGLPDEVYACGPRPMLEAILRLCQAEGLPCQLSWENKMRCAMGICGTCEQNGWLVCREGPVQRWVPIPP
- a CDS encoding non-lysosomal glucosylceramidase, translating into MPVQLADWPVLTRYGGESLREISFPLGGIGTGTIALGGRAELRDFEICNRPAKGFNPPFTFFALWARVDGQPPMTRLLEGTLRPPYNGAFGVPIAAAGLPRFRQVSLEAAYPFARFTLSDPDVPLVAYLEAFNPLIPLDIERSSLPLAVLRWVLYNPGDRPVEAAISGSLLNFIGAQPPSVTGPTASPGNLAGLPGGNINEARQTITSDGTPLSGLLMRSERVPPRTPEDGTMALVVLAKDVTWRRTWGPTLWNRHLLTFWDDFSADGCFDDPQEVAPSPEGQGQIGSLGVSLHVEPHDQATVTFLLCWHFPHRTAAGCGWDTLDESGGWVGNYYARHYADAWDVAVQVVPQLKQLEEDSLRFVRALVSSTLPQAVKEAALNNLSTLRSQTCFRTADGHFYGFEGCSDTLGCCFGSCTHVWNYEQATAFLFPELARDMRELELEQGTNEIGLNAFRLRLPLGQKPWLHAAADGQMGVVMKCYREWQLGGDHDFLARHWPKIKALVSYCWLPGSWDADRDGVMEGVQHNTYDVEFLGPNPLTGVWYLGALRAAAVMAEAVGDVEFSEQCQRLFTQGSAWMDEHLFNGEYYVQQIRPPASLDEARPELRVGMVKMDLAEPEFQVGNGCLVDQLVGQYMAHIVGLGYLLKPENVRTALQSIFRYNFRQGLYDHWNVMRTFALADESALLICSWPHGDRPKVPFPYFSEVMTGFEYQAAAHMIYEGLVEEGLTVIEAIRARFDGYRRNPWDEPECGHHYVRAMASWAAILALSGFGYSGVSKSLQLAPRWRPNAFLSIWTVPTGWGIVSQMIADNELFVRWEVLAGELSVRTMRYALPEGNPTGEATLEVNGTTQAVEMAWEEKAVGLDLGQTLTVSTGQSLTVHVKLT